From a region of the Candidatus Gracilibacteria bacterium genome:
- a CDS encoding RNA methyltransferase has protein sequence MPKKKQLKLPPEEFDWECSTVWSFPRRGNWMTHNSKYRGNWSPEVVRNLILRYTNEGENILDPMIGGGTTAIEAKLLGRNLICYDINPEAIALTESFLDFEDVGLDMINASLEEHHLKKKKWGKIKVVHRDATEKNEELKDESLDFIMMHPPYADIIKYSDGIEGDLSHIHDIDKFCDEIEKVAHESFRLLKPGKYCAVLMGDTRREKMYQPMAFKVMERFLKSGFALKEDIIKVQHNCKATGFWKKRSEEFNFLLIMHEHLFIFKKLK, from the coding sequence ATGCCTAAAAAGAAACAACTCAAACTCCCACCAGAAGAATTCGATTGGGAATGCTCTACAGTCTGGAGTTTTCCAAGACGTGGAAACTGGATGACACATAATAGTAAATATCGTGGGAATTGGTCACCTGAAGTGGTGAGAAATCTGATACTGAGATATACAAATGAGTGAGAGAATATCCTTGATCCGATGATAGGTGGATGAACGACTGCAATTGAAGCAAAACTCCTAGGTAGAAACCTCATATGTTATGATATTAATCCAGAAGCGATAGCTCTGACAGAAAGTTTTCTTGATTTCGAAGATGTCTGACTTGATATGATAAATGCTTCTCTAGAAGAACACCATCTCAAGAAAAAAAAGTGGGGTAAGATAAAAGTAGTTCACAGAGATGCTACTGAAAAAAATGAAGAGCTCAAAGATGAGAGTCTAGATTTTATAATGATGCATCCTCCATACGCAGATATAATAAAATACAGCGATGGAATTGAATGAGATTTGTCCCATATTCATGATATTGATAAATTTTGTGATGAGATTGAAAAGGTAGCTCATGAAAGTTTTCGATTACTCAAACCTTGAAAATATTGTGCAGTTCTCATGGGAGATACAAGAAGAGAAAAGATGTATCAACCTATGGCTTTTAAAGTAATGGAGAGATTTTTAAAATCAGGTTTTGCTTTGAAAGAAGATATTATAAAAGTACAGCATAACTGCAAAGCAACAGGATTTTGGAAAAAGAGAAGTGAAGAATTTAATTTTCTACTTATCATGCACGAGCATCTATTTATATTTAAAAAACTAAAATAA